A region from the Sporichthyaceae bacterium genome encodes:
- a CDS encoding disulfide bond formation protein DsbA yields MTATLPRHARAIPEARKVADFWFDPLCPWAWLASRWMHEVQRVRPVDVQFHLMSLYFLNQDRDISEEYRGRIEAGRYIGRVVAAASRFGPKAVPTLYTELGRRFHNQGLERDQETVLAALDAAELPADLIEAWKDESLDIEVRASHDRGQDLVGLDVGTPIISVGGVAFFGPVVTPAPTGEEAGRLWDGVVLVAATPGFYELKRTREERPRFDVGAVALHS; encoded by the coding sequence ATGACCGCCACGCTGCCCCGCCACGCTCGGGCCATTCCCGAGGCGCGGAAGGTCGCCGACTTCTGGTTCGACCCGCTGTGCCCGTGGGCCTGGCTGGCCTCGCGCTGGATGCACGAGGTGCAGCGGGTGCGCCCGGTGGACGTCCAGTTCCACCTGATGAGCCTGTACTTCCTCAACCAGGACCGCGACATCTCCGAGGAGTATCGGGGCCGCATCGAGGCCGGCCGGTACATCGGCCGGGTGGTGGCCGCCGCCTCGCGGTTCGGTCCCAAGGCGGTGCCGACGCTCTACACCGAGCTGGGTCGCCGGTTCCACAACCAGGGCCTGGAGCGCGATCAGGAGACGGTATTGGCCGCGCTGGACGCCGCCGAACTGCCCGCGGACCTGATCGAGGCGTGGAAGGACGAAAGCCTGGATATCGAGGTGCGCGCCTCGCACGACCGCGGCCAGGACCTGGTCGGGTTGGACGTCGGCACGCCGATCATCTCGGTGGGCGGGGTCGCGTTCTTCGGCCCGGTGGTCACCCCGGCGCCGACCGGCGAGGAGGCCGGCCGGCTGTGGGACGGGGTGGTCCTGGTGGCCGCCACGCCCGGCTTCTACGAGCTCAAGCGCACCCGCGAGGAGCGGCCGCGCTTCGACGTCGGGGCCGTGGCACTGCACTCCTGA
- the pepN gene encoding aminopeptidase N has product MPGKNLTRDEARQRADSLDVRAYTVELDLTGDGPTFRSTTVVGFSAHAETGPLFLDLIAPEVVELTLNGRSLDPATHFDGLRINLPEVAADNTLRVVANCAYMNTGEGLHRFRDPVDKGTYLYTQFEVADARRVYACFDQPDLKATFQLTVLAPRDWAVFSNAVTPEPRPVAGRSDAAAWAFEATPPISTYITALVAGAYHVERDVYRRGEVEIPMAVACRSSLAEHLDAAEIFDVTKRGFDFFLELFAQPYPFTKYDQLFVPEYNAGAMENAGCVTILEDYVFRSKVTDATYERRAETILHELAHMWFGDLVTMRWWDDLWLNESFATYVSVLAQAENTRWTNAWTTFANVEKTWAYRQDQLPSTHPIVADIKDLADVEVNFDGITYAKGASVLKQLVAWVGRDNFFEAIRRYFTRHAWGNTTLADLLGFLEEASGRDLRAWSAEWLQTAGVNVLRPEYTVDDAGTITSFAVTQTAVEEYPTLRSHRIAIGSYDLTDGQINRRDTFELDVAGARTEVPQLVGTRAADLVLVNDEDLSYAKIRLDPRSLATVARNIGSISDSLPRTLCWSAAWDMCRDAELPAREYLELVLRGISAESDIVVEQALQRQATAAVWSFADPAWREVGLRRLADASLEHLHAADAGSDRQLSWMRTFASVAKTDEHLAVLSELLSGARSLPGLEMDPDLRWHLLRRLVACGVAGAPEVDAELDSDDTAAGRRYAAAALAARPTVAAKEEAWASVVGDDSLPNATQAAVIAGFSQPEQQALIEQFVSRYFAALPDIWEKRTNKIAQGIVVGLFPSHRIDPSTLALVDEFLAAEARPPALRRLLLESRDGIVRALRARECDRAAG; this is encoded by the coding sequence GTGCCCGGCAAGAATCTCACGCGTGACGAGGCGCGGCAGCGCGCCGACAGCCTCGACGTGCGCGCGTACACCGTCGAGCTGGACCTGACCGGGGACGGCCCCACGTTCCGCTCCACCACCGTGGTGGGTTTCTCCGCACACGCCGAGACCGGGCCACTGTTCCTGGACCTGATCGCACCCGAGGTGGTCGAGCTGACGCTGAACGGGCGCAGCCTGGACCCGGCGACGCACTTCGACGGCCTGCGCATCAACCTGCCCGAGGTGGCCGCGGACAACACGCTGCGGGTGGTCGCCAACTGCGCGTACATGAACACCGGCGAGGGCCTGCACCGGTTTCGCGACCCGGTGGACAAGGGCACCTACCTCTACACCCAGTTCGAGGTGGCCGACGCCCGCCGCGTGTACGCCTGCTTCGACCAGCCCGACCTGAAGGCCACGTTCCAACTGACCGTGCTGGCCCCGCGCGACTGGGCGGTGTTCTCCAACGCGGTCACCCCCGAGCCGCGGCCGGTCGCGGGCCGGTCCGACGCCGCGGCGTGGGCGTTCGAAGCCACCCCGCCGATCTCCACCTACATCACCGCGTTGGTGGCCGGGGCCTATCACGTGGAACGCGACGTGTACCGCCGCGGGGAGGTGGAGATCCCGATGGCGGTGGCCTGCCGGTCCAGCCTGGCCGAGCACCTGGACGCCGCGGAGATCTTCGACGTCACCAAGCGCGGCTTCGACTTCTTCCTCGAGCTGTTCGCCCAGCCCTACCCGTTCACCAAGTACGACCAGCTGTTCGTGCCGGAGTACAACGCCGGCGCGATGGAGAACGCCGGCTGCGTGACGATCCTGGAGGACTACGTCTTCCGGTCCAAGGTCACCGACGCCACCTACGAGCGGCGTGCGGAGACGATCCTGCACGAGCTGGCGCACATGTGGTTCGGCGATCTGGTCACCATGCGCTGGTGGGACGACCTGTGGCTGAACGAGTCGTTCGCCACCTACGTCTCGGTGCTCGCGCAGGCCGAGAACACCCGGTGGACAAACGCCTGGACCACGTTCGCGAACGTGGAGAAGACGTGGGCCTACCGGCAGGACCAGCTGCCGTCCACCCACCCGATCGTGGCCGACATCAAAGACCTGGCCGACGTCGAGGTCAACTTCGACGGGATCACCTACGCCAAGGGCGCCTCGGTGCTCAAGCAGTTGGTGGCCTGGGTGGGCCGGGACAACTTCTTCGAGGCGATCCGGCGGTACTTCACCCGCCATGCGTGGGGCAACACCACGCTCGCCGATCTGCTCGGGTTCCTCGAGGAGGCCTCCGGCCGCGACCTGCGCGCCTGGTCGGCGGAGTGGCTGCAGACCGCCGGGGTGAACGTGCTGCGCCCGGAGTACACCGTGGACGACGCGGGCACCATCACCTCCTTCGCGGTCACGCAGACCGCCGTGGAGGAGTACCCGACGCTGCGCTCACACCGCATCGCCATCGGTAGCTACGACCTGACGGATGGTCAGATCAACCGCCGGGACACCTTCGAGTTGGACGTCGCCGGTGCACGCACCGAGGTGCCGCAGTTGGTCGGCACCCGTGCCGCGGATCTGGTGCTGGTCAACGACGAGGACCTGAGCTACGCCAAGATCCGGCTGGACCCGCGCTCGCTGGCCACCGTGGCGCGGAACATCGGGTCGATCTCGGACTCGCTGCCGCGCACCCTGTGCTGGTCGGCGGCTTGGGACATGTGCCGGGATGCCGAACTGCCCGCGCGCGAGTACCTCGAGTTGGTGCTGCGCGGGATCTCCGCGGAGAGCGACATCGTGGTCGAGCAGGCACTGCAACGCCAAGCCACCGCCGCGGTGTGGTCCTTCGCCGACCCGGCCTGGCGCGAGGTGGGGTTGCGCCGACTGGCCGACGCGTCGCTGGAGCACCTGCACGCGGCCGACGCGGGCAGTGACCGGCAGCTGTCCTGGATGCGCACGTTCGCCTCGGTGGCGAAGACCGACGAGCACCTGGCGGTGCTCTCCGAGCTGTTGTCCGGGGCGCGTTCGCTGCCCGGCCTGGAGATGGACCCGGACCTGCGCTGGCACCTGCTGCGCCGACTGGTCGCCTGCGGGGTGGCCGGGGCGCCGGAGGTGGACGCCGAACTGGACTCCGACGACACCGCGGCGGGTCGGCGGTACGCCGCGGCCGCGTTGGCCGCCCGTCCCACCGTCGCGGCCAAGGAGGAGGCGTGGGCCTCGGTGGTCGGTGACGATTCGCTGCCCAATGCCACCCAGGCCGCGGTGATCGCCGGTTTCTCCCAGCCCGAGCAGCAGGCCCTGATCGAGCAGTTCGTGTCGCGCTACTTCGCCGCGCTGCCGGATATCTGGGAGAAGCGCACTAACAAGATCGCGCAGGGCATCGTGGTCGGCCTGTTCCCGAGCCACCGCATCGACCCCTCGACGCTGGCGTTGGTGGACGAGTTCCTGGCCGCCGAGGCCCGTCCGCCGGCGCTGCGGCGGTTGCTGTTGGAGAGCCGTGACGGGATCGTGCGGGCACTGCGGGCGCGGGAGTGTGACCGCGCGGCCGGCTGA
- a CDS encoding ribose-5-phosphate isomerase, whose translation MRVYLGSDHAGYELKDHLLRWLEERGDEPVDCGPTAYDPDDDYPPFVLRAAARTAADPGSLGIVIGGSGNGEAIAANKVPGVRAALAWSLETAELGREHNDANVISVGARMHTVAEAVSFVERFLETPFSDGERHLRRIAMLTQYEKAHELPPLPGDAPLDGAHPELPDLG comes from the coding sequence GTGCGCGTCTATCTGGGCTCCGACCACGCCGGTTACGAACTCAAGGACCACCTGCTGCGTTGGCTCGAGGAGCGCGGCGACGAACCGGTGGACTGCGGTCCGACCGCGTATGACCCCGACGACGACTACCCGCCGTTCGTGTTGCGTGCCGCGGCGCGGACCGCGGCGGACCCGGGCAGCCTGGGCATCGTCATCGGTGGCTCCGGCAACGGCGAGGCGATCGCGGCGAACAAGGTGCCGGGCGTGCGGGCCGCGCTGGCCTGGTCGCTGGAGACGGCCGAGTTGGGACGCGAGCACAACGACGCCAACGTGATCAGCGTCGGCGCCCGGATGCACACCGTCGCCGAGGCGGTCTCGTTTGTGGAGCGCTTCCTGGAGACGCCGTTCTCCGACGGGGAGCGGCACCTCCGGCGCATCGCGATGCTCACCCAGTACGAGAAGGCCCACGAGCTGCCGCCGCTGCCGGGGGACGCCCCGTTGGACGGCGCTCACCCGGAGCTGCCCGACCTCGGCTGA